ctcaatgtcctttttgTAATGAGGGGCCCAAAGAATGACCAGCACATGTCCACGTAGACTAGGAGAACAATAAGCAAAGCCCTGTTTAGCAAGACAGAAATCTCTTTGGAATTGGCAGGGCAATGTCCGCATCTGCTAAGTGATGGTAACTGTCTCCTATAATCACATGGATGTATGAAAGGTAAAAAGGTTTTACTTTGGTAGAGGTTTTACTGTGAGGAATTTAATGGAAACTGTAACACTTCTTTGCAATACTTACGAAATCATCTGTCCAAAGTACAAGAGAAAGTGCGGTATCTTTTGAAATTGCAGAAtgataaaaatatcaaaatgcCATGGAGCTCAGGGTATGCCCCAATGTGCTCTTTGATAGTTGCCAAAGGACTCTGCAGCCAACATTACAGTTATATTTACCTTCTGAAACACTCTTCCAGACATACTATAATGCAACATTGTGTTTTGTCCCGATTGCTTTTATTTGATTCCTTCTTTCCAGCGgtatttttttgtatattttacaCTAGCAGTTGTTTTGACCATGAAAATTTGGATTTAGGTCAGCTGCTCACAAGAAATTTAGATGGTGACACAAATTCTTCAGCAGTAATACTTCTACTGCCAGAAAGTGAGATACACGTGCCAGGCTTCGTCAGTCTTTTAAACCATTTGCCTATGGATTTACATGCAATACAGTCATGTATCTTCAGACACATGGATCTACAGATATAATCTCCTCAGACTTGCTGTGTTGCGATAACAGACTTTTGCTAAGGCATGCACCTTGTAAGAGCTGGGGGGAGAAGTTAACATAAAACTAAATGCCAGGTCATCTCCTAGGTGTTGAcctagacagaaaaaaatatatgcacaGCTTTGCCTCAACTATGTTTAGAACATATTGCTTAAAATGCATAGCTCACAGGTTTCAACAAGCACATCAATCAACAATCAGTTGAGAGGTGCCAACAGCCTTTAGTATCTCGGATCACAGAGGGATACTACAGTAAACAGTTATACATGTGGTTATGAATATAGTCAACTCCAGGTCAAAATTGAGgcctgctgctccccacagaGCCAGTTCAGCTTAAGTCCATCAGCCAGTGTTGACCATGCACTAACATCCTCTTTTGGACACGGACAGCTATGGTAGGAAACGTGCTCCACGTTGGTCCCAGCACAACCCACATCACCATCTTAGTCAGTGcaaaatatatatgaaaactTCTTTGTGGTCTAAATAAGGACCAGCACAAATAAATGGATGTTTATTTGTACAAATGTTGTTGAGTTTAAACTAAATCAAGCTTCCAGTCTGCCCTTACCTTTATAAGTTAAACTAACCCAAATCCCGAACCCCAAAGTCAGAAGCATTATATTTCCTGAATAGCAAAATGCTTAACTGACGTAGCCAGAGGCAGATCAAGTGCCCACTGAATCCCATTTTGATAAAAATTTactaaaggaaagcagaaagagttGTTAGTACTTTGAGTGCATGTAGTCCTTGTAGGCTATTTAGGAATAAAAATAGGGTGCTCCCAAAATttctgcatctcttttttctgcaATTTTGCTAATTAGTTCatgtaaaagcagaaattatgGGGAAATGGATAACTACGTTAAATCacatctctcctcctcctccaagtTAAAAATGTACACTTCTCATGAACGTGATGATGAAcatcattttgctttttcccGTTACTACTGATCATCAAAACACTTAGACAAAAttaaaggttttctttcttattcCTGTTACCCTGctaagaaaaaacaacttttagTGACATCAAAATCAACAATAAATGGGGgcgaaaaaaaaaagctaatcaTGCATATCACAAAAGACGTCACAGGGAACAACCTCTATAAACAACCTTGCTCAGTTCAGTAATGTATCCTGAGTGACAACGGATTCCCTTCCTCTGCACGAAGCCAAACCACTCAGGCTGCTCAACAACTAAGAAGAGGCAGCTTAGAACAGAAGTGTTTATTATGAGTGACCCTTTCAGTGGCCACAAGTAGGAATGGGAAAAGAGTTCTGCAAAATCAGGTGAATTTCTGACTTAGCTTAAGGTTATTGGAAGTTTTTCTTTGATGGCTGTGTTTTTAACAATATCTGTTCTTTAATTCCCTATTCAATGGGCCTCATATGCCATCTGCTGGTTCAAATCTAATTTATAACCATATTTCAAGGAAGTATTCATTCTGCAGTATTTAAACAAACAGGTTGAAAGCATGAGTTGagtcaggtttttttaattctagaAACAGCAGTTTACGCAAACTCTGTCAAAGAAATTGAAGCTTCACCATTgttagcactgcccagatgctGCTAACACTTGGGTCTGAGCCATAAAAACCAGTCCTCGCGCTGTAGACTACAATATGATGATCTATTAGCTCCATCTGGtggttttatttccattacAAATGTTTGTGTCacacttctttttccccccaagtgCTAGAACTTCATTAAGataaattttctgctttttctagGGTCGTATcccactgagaaaaaaaatctgcaaaagtTCATTATGTTTAGCTTTCTAAATCTCTACTTAAATAAACCCTGATTGGAGTTGATTTGGACTAGACACGATTCAGATTGCAAATAGATGTGTTGAATAACCCAGCTAAACTCATTGGGGCTGTTCACAGAAACCTGAAACAGAAATTCTGTTCACAGCAATTGCAGGACTAGAGGCAGGCAGGTGTGCAAGCAACGTTTTTTAGGAAGCAATCCTTTTGTCAGTGCTCCTTCACACCTTGGGTCGTGTTCACACAGCGCAGTGCTCATCATGTGCCCATTTGCGCGTTCACGGCAGAATATCTAGCAACAAGGGGAAAACAAGGCAGTTGCCGAGCCTTTtactaaaaatacttttttggaCATTACATAAAGGCCAGGAAAACTTTTGTCTTACTCACGGAACTGTTAGAAACAGTACTAAAGCGTAAGCCTGAAACCTGGGAGATGAACGGTGAACCGCTCTAGGAGAAAAACTTTTTGTAGTCGAGTGCCACCTGGTGGGACAACGGGACGAGGTTTCacgctaaaaaaaaaaaaaaacagatgttttaagGTGGTTCTCCGCAAAACAGAGATTTTTACatcacaaaataaaagcaaaatattacCATGGAGGTGCACctggcagctgagcagagatTTCCTTGGTAGATAATGAAGCAGCTTTCGATCCCTGCTGATCTATGCATTAGACAGACTATGAGATTTTcaaatttttaattactttctttGTAAAGGTGACTATTTTGAATTAACATACATCCAAAAATACGTTATAGAAGTGCTTTCCTTCCAATTCTATGTTTCATAAGCCATATTTCTAGACTTTTGAGTTTTCTGTCCTAGGAAAAGTATGACAGAGTTGGGTGCATGTTGTCAGATCTCAGAGATAAAGGGTAAAACATTGGCAGGTATCTCCAGCTCAAGCAAAAAATTAGGCCTCTGTTGTAACTGAATGTGTATTTCCAGCTCCTGGCATATTAATGGGCACCAGTTGCAGCCTCTCAGAGCCAAGGCTCTGCTCAAAAAGTCCTGCATTTCCTGCTGTGTGCCAAGGAAAATCCCTTATTTGGGGCCCAGCTCTCATTTTGCTTATCACTATATGGGATGAAAGTGCTTTCATGGAACAGGTAACTGGGAAACCAGGTTCATTTTTtcctatgggtttttttttttttgcataactTCAGCAACATGCATGCCTCTGAATATGTCTGATCTACAGAACACCTCAGCAAATATACATACTGTCAGAACTTACTGTGCAACTGACACAAGTGCAGCTCCGATTTTATCTGACGTGTTTTAAATTGGGATGAATTGCTTTAGATTCAGTGGCATCAATGGGACACTCCATCCTAAGAGAACACAGTTCTAGAAATGTTTGCTCTGTCACAGGAATGATAACATTTTGCTACTTCAGTTTTCAGCCTCCTGAGTTTTGTGTTTGTGTAAAACGCGTTGCTGACTAACACCAAAGCATCTTGGTTTCACTGGGAAGCTGGGGAGTTGTCACCACTAGGTACACTAGCTCTGTTTTCATTACGACGTTTGCTCACCACTTCTTCACCCTCACTCTCCACGAAGGCCTCAACAAGGATAAGGCAGTATTACTTGGGCTGTGCACATCACAGGCGTATTGCATATAAAGAATTAAGTGGATTAGGCATACCACTATGGCTGGTTATGCCTTCAAAGGAACATACTGGCTGCACCTACGTAAATGTGTCCAAGCGATTTAAAAGGAACCATTTCCCAGAAGTACAGGTGCACTGCTGATTGTTGCTGTTAGGGGCTGTGAAAGGGCAGAGAGGGGGAAAGCAGGGGGGAGAGTTACATGGGAAAGGGAACGAACGTGACCACGGATCTTCCTCTTTCCACCTGCCGCTGCCCAGCCCCCGTCGGAGACCCAAGCCTGCGACCGGCTGGGAAGGGGCACAGAGTGGGGCCGGCGGCCCATCCAGGAACTCCAAGGAGCGACGTGCGGTCCCGCGAAGCACGGGGCGACGCAGCCCTCCCGCCCCGCACAGCCCCCGGTCCCAGCTTGTCTGCCCGCGGGGGCCGGGGAAGGGAGGCCGCCCCGCTGTGGGGCGGGACGCGGCGACGGGGAGCCGCGGCGAAGGGGTCGCGCCGCAGCAGCGCCCAGCCCGTCCCCCACCCGGCAGCCGAGAGTCGACCCCGCGCTcggcccgccgcgccgcgctgctccccgtcccgtcccgccccgtCGGAGGcggtgggggggaagggggggcggGGGCCGCCCGCGGGCGCGTTACGCACGCAGTGAGCTCAGCGGCCCGGGCCgaggggcggcgcggcggggggcggcgggccgCGCCGGGAGTGGGGGCGGCCCGGGCAAACTCCATAaagggcggcggcggcagcccgGCTGCTGCACTCACCCCGCACAGCGGCGGCGCCCGGACTGCAGCTAAGGGGGCCCGGCCAGCCCGGCGCGGAGAGCTGCGGGTGGTGTTCACTGTTTTCTGCGCTACAAGGACGGGAGGCTTCTCGGCGCTCGCCtcctccccgccccgccggaCCGTGGAAGTGCAGGCGGGACCGTCCCGGGGCTGCCGGAGGGGCGAGTGCGGACTCGCCGGAGCTTCCTCCCCGACcggtgctgctgggcagagctgaggaggaGGCGGGAAGGAGAAACGGCAGCGAGAGAAAGAGGACAAACGGAGAGACGGACAGAGGGGAACAGCTGTGCCCCTCGCAGACCCTCGGTCCCCGCGCAGCGCCCCGGCCATGGGGAAGCCGACGCCGCCTCTGCAGTGACCGCGGGACCCGGCGCCCGCCcggccctcccctcccctcggccAGCAGAAAGAAACTAAGAGACCCCCAAAACCTGAAAGCCAAAACAATCCAAAATATATAACTCTATATActcaaataaagaaataaaaaggctcCGTCAAGCCAGCGGCCGCAGCAGCAAGCCTCCCCCGCCCCGACCTCGGCGGGCGCGATGAGGACCGGGGGGCGCCTGCCCGTGCCCGTGCGGGTGCCGATGCCGGCGCTGGTGCCGGTGCTGGCGGCGCTGCTGGGGCTATGCAGCGCCGAGCGCCCCGCCGAGCGGCAGGCGCTGGTGCTGCCGCGGCGCCTAGGCGCTGCCGGCGGCCGGGAGCGCTTCCGTCTGGAGGCCTTCGGGGAGCGGCTGACGCTGGAGCTGGAGCCCGATAGCAGCTTCCTGGCCCCGGACTTCACCCTGCAGTACCTGggcgggccgccgccgccgccggaggACGACCTCTCCCGCTGCTTCTACTCAGGCACCGTCAACCGAgaccccagctccgctgccgcCCTCAGCCTCTGCGCCGGGATGCGCGGTGCCTTCTCCCTGCGGGGCCGCCAGTACCTCATCCAGCCGGCCGCAGGCACCGCGCACCGCCGCGGCCTCCACCTCCTCCGCCTCCGCCAGGCCCGCCGGGCCACCCCCGCCGCCCGCTGCGCCGTGGCTGATGCAGATGCCGAGGCGGGGACAGAGGCAGAGGCGGCGGTGACGGAGCCCGCTGGGCACGCAGGTACCGTCGGGGCTCCGCGCCGCCCTCCACGGGGACcgagaggggaggggggatcTGCCTCGCCCTCCGCCCCCGCCCCGAGGGGGGCTGACGGCGGCGCCGCGGCTGGGGCTTCCCGCCCGTCCGCGCCCCGAGGAGCGGCAGGGAGGTGATCCCGCCTGGGTGCGGGAGTCGCCCCTCGCTTGGCCAGGCGGCGTTCCAGCAAGGGTTATTCGGACGGTACTGCCGAAGTTTGGGGGCAGGAGCCAGGCACGGGTGTCGTGGGGTACACCCCTTAGGTGAAAACCTTGAGTATCGGTAGGGTTTGGGTTCCTTACAGTGGTCTGTTGTGGCGTCATTTCTCTTGGTGTGCTCACCTGCGccttccccccgcccccccccctgCTTTTTAACGCAGAAAcgagaaacagaaggaagaaaaggttcGTGTCCAGCCCCCGCTACGTGGAGACCATGCTTGTAGCCGACCAGTCCATGGCCGAGTTCCACGGAAGCGGGCTGAAGCACTATCTCCTGACGCTGCTCTCCGTGGCGGCCAAGCTGTACAAGCACCCCAGCATCCGCAACTCCATCAGTCTCGTGGTGGTGAAAATCATGGTCATTTACGAGGAGCGGAAGGGACCCGACATCTCTTCCAACGCAGCCCTGACTCTGAGAAACTTCTGCAgctggcagaagcagcacaacCCGCCCAGCGACCGGCACGCGGAGCACTACGACACTGCAATCCTGTTCACCAGGCAGGTGAGGGACACCAAGGTCTAACCTACACCCATTGCTCCCTACCCTCAGAGACCCCCTCTGCCAGGAAGACCTCCGAAAGTGTTCAGAGACAGTTCTGTGTCATCACAGCAAAGTAGACTGAAAATCAAACAAACTGCTCTTTATTTAGTCGTTCGTTTTGCCTTTTGCACCGTGTCAGGTAAAACTCGCGGTGTGCGCAACGTGTTTCTGCTCCATGTATTTTTAGCAGATTTAGTATGGAAattatgcattttatttctacGTGTAACCCTTGTGCGGGTTCCAAAGACAGATTTTTGCCATCATACCCATTGAAGTGCTGAATATTTATGCTCTTTCCATAAGTAAAGGCAAACTGCCAGGGCTGGATGTTTCTTGCCAAGGTTAAGTCTCTGATCTGATTAATAATGAAACTGCCTTTTTTTACAGGACCTCTGCGGTGCCAAGACATGTGATACTCTTGGGATGGCCGATGTGGGAACAGTTTGTGATCTAAACCGCAGTTGCTCTATCATAGAAGACGACGGTTTACAGGCTGCCTTCACAACAGCCCACGAACTAGGTACTGCAAACCCTGACAGGCTGTTTCTTGTGATTCACTGAAGCCAGCTCGACACTGTAAAGCAAAgagctgcccagcaccctgctctTCTCAGCGCAAGCAGGAGGAGGCAAAGCTTTGCCTTGTAGCAGGGTCAAACCGTAGAAAGCAAATCTTGTCTGCACGGCACTGCCTGCGATAGCTATGTGGTGACtggttgcagaaaaaaaagtatgtgaaAAGCCTGTGAGGGCAGCAGGGATACAGTGCCATCTGCTTAAAATGTGGCAGTATTCAAGTTCAGGTTATTGGAGGACCAGGCAATGAGCAGCTCTGgagtaatattttaaatcatCTTGTAATGCATAGGACAGACTTCCTAAAATCAccaactttgctttttttctttttctttttttttttctttgaaggcCACGTGTTTAACATGCCTCATGACGATGCAAAGCAGTGTGCTGGAATTAATGGAATAAGCCGGGATTTCCACATGATGGCATCAATGCTTTCCAACCTGGACCGCAGCCAGCCGTGGTCTCCATGTAGTGCCTACATGATTACAACATTTTTGGATAACGGTCATGGTAAGATTATTAAGCTTTCCATTCATGTGGCATTTAAGCTCTTGTGCTTTACTGCTTTGCTctctggtttttcttttcttttcttttcttttcttttcttttcttttcttttcttttcttttcttttcttttcttttcttttcttttcttttcttttcttttcttttcttttcttttcttttcttttcttttcttttcttttcttttctttttcctctcctctcctctcctctcctctcctctcctctcctctcctctcctcccttccttccttccttcctttctcctttttaacAGACCACTTTCTGCTACAGCATATGCTTAACCTTTCACATGCTGCTAATGAATTTAGAAGAGCCTTAGTTTTACAAAAAGGATGGCACAAATTGGCTCAAAGATTTCTGTTAGAAAGCAAATGGAGTTCCCCTTTGAAACTGAAGTCACTGACAGCATcgtctgctctttttttcttttttattttttcttccttttcaggtGAGTGTTTGTTGGACAAGCCCCACAAACCAATCCAGCTTCCTTCTGACTTGCCTGGCACGCTCTATGATGCCAACAGACAGTGCCAGTTTACATTTGGCGATGAGTCCAAGCACTGCCCCGACGCAGCCAGTACATGTACGACGCTGTGGTGTACTGGCACTTCTGGAGGACTGCTGGTGTGCCAAACCAAACACTTCCCGTGGGCAGATGGCACCAGTTGCGGAGAAGGGAAGTGGTGCATGAATGGCAAGTGTGTGAATAAAACTGAGAAGAAGCATTATGATGTAAGTattgaaacagaaatgagaatGTGCCTTGGGTTGCAGGGTAGCACAGATAGTGCTTCAGTGGGAGTAATCAGTTAAAAGGCTTGACGAAATGGAGGCAGAGAGCTAATAAAACAAACTTGAAGCTTCTTTTTTACAAGCAGCTTAGGTAAAAGTAAGCATGGTTGtgggttttgtggtttggtttggttttgcttttgccaagcaaaaagcagctccgcGTAAACCCTTGACGCTTCATTAACCTTACTGCTCTGCTTTTACTTGTCGTTCCAGACACCGGTGCACGGGagctgggggtcctggggggcaTGGGGAGAGTGCTCCAGGACGTGCGGTGGCGGAGTGCAGTACTCCTTCAGGGAGTGCGACAACCCCATCCCGAGGAATGGGGGGAAATACTGTGAAGGGAAGCGTGTGCAGTACAGATCCTGTAACATCGAGGACTGTCCGGACAATGATGGtaatcttttttccccattttggAGGTAGAGGAAGGGTATGTTGTAGAGGAAGAGCATGTACAGAAGATGATCTAATGTTCACCTGTCATTCCCTTGCCTGCAGGCAAAACCTTTAGGGAGGAGCAATGCGAAAAACACAATGAGTTTTCCAAGTCTCCCTTTGGAAGTGGACCTGCAGTGGAGTGGACACCCAAGTTTGCCGGCGTCTCTCCCAAGGACAGATGCAAGCTGGTGTGCCGAGCAAAAGGAACAGGATACTTCTTTGTTTTACAGCCAAAGGTATTTCAAAACTGTACCTCTTCCATCTAACCATGAATaggatttttatttcctctaaCTCTGTATGTGAAGAGACAAGCAGTGTAGACATCTGAAACTCTCTCCTTCTCATATTTAAGCTggcttcctccttttcttcctacGTGTACAGCTTGATCAGTGCAAGCGTGCTTTAAATATTCTGACACAGTCCTTCCAGTTATTTCACACGTACCGCCTCTTCTACCCACTCCACCCTaagtttcctttcctctccttccaccAATTTGATTATGTTGAGAGATGCTTGGAAAACTGCGGGGATTCTTTGCCAAAACTTTGGTGCTTTCTCATACCGGTTACTAATATGCTGACagcttaaaataaacaaaaggaagaatgtTCGTCTTGCTTAGCTACTTGAACTCACTGTCAGAAGATGTTGAGAGCCAATAACTACCACAGTGATGACACAAGTGTTTTTTGTAGAGTATTACTCCTAGAAGTAAAGGCTACATCAAGCACCATTAAAAGCAATTTTGGACTTGTACTTTGAGAACATGACTACCTTCTAGtgacattagaaaaaaatattctttctttatataaaaacagtaaaagagttctgtagggatttttttttttgaagggagGATGTTAGTAAAACCTGAAATTGGTTTTTTACTCCTGTTTTACTCTTGTTTTTTGCAAGTGAGATGAAGTAGTACCTCCAACTGTCTATGGCCTGGTTTGATTTTTAGTTTCAAAAGGCCTGAAAACAGGATTGCTGCAGGTCTTGCACTTGTccatgttttgcatttttttacatGTCTATGTGATAAAGTTTCAAAGCAATGTGCATCTTTTAACCAAAGCCCCCACTGTTTGTTTCCTGCCAAGGTTGTGGATGGCACGCCATGTAGCCCTGACTCCACCTCGGTGTGCGTGCAGGGTCAGTGTGTGAAGGCCGGCTGTGACCGGGTCATAGGCTCCAACAAGAAGTTTGACAAATGCGGTATCTGTGGTGGCAACGGATCCACTTGCAAGAAAGTGTCTGGCACATTTGTGAGAGCAAAGTGAGTATATGACTGCCACTATTGTTTTTGTTCTGGTGAGTGTTTTGTG
Above is a window of Colius striatus isolate bColStr4 chromosome 1, bColStr4.1.hap1, whole genome shotgun sequence DNA encoding:
- the ADAMTS1 gene encoding A disintegrin and metalloproteinase with thrombospondin motifs 1, with translation MRTGGRLPVPVRVPMPALVPVLAALLGLCSAERPAERQALVLPRRLGAAGGRERFRLEAFGERLTLELEPDSSFLAPDFTLQYLGGPPPPPEDDLSRCFYSGTVNRDPSSAAALSLCAGMRGAFSLRGRQYLIQPAAGTAHRRGLHLLRLRQARRATPAARCAVADADAEAGTEAEAAVTEPAGHAETRNRRKKRFVSSPRYVETMLVADQSMAEFHGSGLKHYLLTLLSVAAKLYKHPSIRNSISLVVVKIMVIYEERKGPDISSNAALTLRNFCSWQKQHNPPSDRHAEHYDTAILFTRQDLCGAKTCDTLGMADVGTVCDLNRSCSIIEDDGLQAAFTTAHELGHVFNMPHDDAKQCAGINGISRDFHMMASMLSNLDRSQPWSPCSAYMITTFLDNGHGECLLDKPHKPIQLPSDLPGTLYDANRQCQFTFGDESKHCPDAASTCTTLWCTGTSGGLLVCQTKHFPWADGTSCGEGKWCMNGKCVNKTEKKHYDTPVHGSWGSWGAWGECSRTCGGGVQYSFRECDNPIPRNGGKYCEGKRVQYRSCNIEDCPDNDGKTFREEQCEKHNEFSKSPFGSGPAVEWTPKFAGVSPKDRCKLVCRAKGTGYFFVLQPKVVDGTPCSPDSTSVCVQGQCVKAGCDRVIGSNKKFDKCGICGGNGSTCKKVSGTFVRAKPGYHDVVTIPAGATNIEVKQRNHRGARHDGSFLAIKAADGTYVLNGDYTLSTLEQDITYKGSVLRYSGSSAALERIRSFSPLKEPLTIQVLTVGDLPQPKIKFTYFVKKPTQPGSEKAPSRKKESFNAIKETISSEWVIEEWGECSKSCGSGWQRRAVECRDPQGRPATDCARELKPSDVRPCADVPCPQWQLGDWSPCSKTCGKGFKKRLLKCISYEGSVLPQESCEPSKKPKHLIDFCNVTDCS